A genomic segment from Actinomadura hallensis encodes:
- a CDS encoding MFS transporter, producing the protein MKRSEPAVRPGAVVGVLAAAGIVAALMQTLVVPFVGEMPRMLGTSASNASWVVTVTLLAGAVSIPVTGRLGDLHGKRAVLLACAVPLAAGSVVCALSTSVVPMIVGRGLQGVGMGLIPLGISILRELLPPERLGSAIALISASLGIGGALGMPIAAAVAEHAGWRVLFWGSAALSALIGVLIRWLIPPTPPQAEGRLDVPGAAGLGAGLVCLLLGFSKGADWGWGGAATLGLLAAAAVVLPAWAWWELRTPHPLVDLRVTARRQVLFTNAASVLVGCAMYAQALIVMQLLQLPESTGYGLGQSMLAAGLWMAPAGLMMMAVSPLGAKLSAAAGPKVTLGAGSLVIALGYGSSTVLMGSTWGLLAVALVCNAGVGLAYGAMPALIMSAVPPSETASANGFNTLMRSIGTTVSAAAVGVILAEMTTTMGGRVLPSEAGFRAAMLFGCGVALLAAAVTLAIPGRARPRPRRASAADRSPVRSAT; encoded by the coding sequence GTGAAGCGATCCGAGCCCGCCGTCCGCCCGGGCGCGGTCGTCGGCGTCCTCGCGGCCGCCGGGATCGTCGCCGCGCTCATGCAGACGCTGGTGGTGCCGTTCGTCGGCGAGATGCCGCGCATGCTCGGCACCAGCGCGTCCAACGCCTCCTGGGTGGTCACGGTGACGCTGCTGGCGGGCGCGGTGTCGATCCCGGTGACCGGGCGCCTGGGGGACCTGCACGGCAAGCGGGCGGTCCTGCTGGCCTGCGCGGTGCCGCTGGCCGCCGGGTCGGTGGTGTGCGCGCTGAGCACCTCGGTCGTCCCGATGATCGTGGGGCGGGGGCTGCAGGGCGTCGGGATGGGCCTCATCCCGCTGGGCATCAGCATCCTGCGCGAGCTGCTGCCGCCCGAGCGGCTCGGCTCGGCGATCGCGCTGATCAGCGCGTCCCTCGGGATCGGCGGCGCGCTGGGCATGCCGATCGCCGCCGCGGTCGCCGAGCACGCCGGCTGGCGGGTGCTGTTCTGGGGTTCGGCCGCGCTCAGCGCGCTGATCGGCGTCCTGATCCGGTGGCTGATCCCCCCCACTCCCCCGCAGGCCGAGGGGCGCCTGGACGTGCCCGGCGCCGCCGGGCTCGGCGCGGGGCTGGTCTGCCTGCTGCTGGGGTTCTCCAAGGGCGCCGACTGGGGCTGGGGCGGCGCCGCCACCCTCGGGCTGCTCGCCGCGGCGGCGGTGGTGCTGCCGGCATGGGCGTGGTGGGAGCTGCGCACCCCGCATCCCCTCGTCGACCTGCGCGTCACCGCGCGGCGGCAGGTGCTGTTCACCAACGCGGCGTCGGTGCTGGTCGGCTGCGCGATGTACGCGCAGGCGCTGATCGTGATGCAGCTGCTGCAGCTGCCCGAGTCCACCGGGTACGGGCTGGGGCAGTCGATGCTGGCGGCCGGGCTGTGGATGGCGCCGGCGGGGCTGATGATGATGGCGGTGTCGCCGCTGGGCGCCAAGCTGTCGGCCGCCGCCGGGCCCAAGGTCACCCTGGGCGCGGGGAGCCTGGTCATCGCGCTGGGCTACGGGTCCTCGACGGTGCTGATGGGGTCGACGTGGGGGCTGCTGGCGGTCGCGCTGGTCTGCAACGCCGGGGTCGGCCTGGCCTACGGCGCGATGCCCGCCCTGATCATGAGCGCGGTGCCGCCGTCGGAGACCGCGTCGGCCAACGGGTTCAACACCCTGATGCGCTCGATCGGCACGACCGTGTCGGCCGCCGCCGTCGGGGTGATCCTGGCCGAGATGACCACGACCATGGGCGGGCGCGTCCTGCCGTCGGAGGCGGGGTTCCGCGCCGCCATGCTGTTCGGCTGCGGCGTCGCGCTGCTGGCCGCCGCGGTCACCCTGGCCATCCCCGGCCGCGCCCGCCCGCGGCCGCGGCGCGCCTCCGCCGCGGACCGGTCCCCGGTGCGGTCGGCGACCTGA
- a CDS encoding gas vesicle protein GvpG, producing the protein MGLFTGLVTLPLAPVRGVMWLAETLTEQAEAQLYDPGRIAAEMQQVADEVAAGEITDEEAAEREEDLIRRLNEGRARERERLQGGG; encoded by the coding sequence ATGGGCCTGTTCACCGGGCTGGTGACCCTGCCCCTGGCCCCCGTGCGCGGCGTGATGTGGCTGGCCGAGACGCTCACCGAGCAGGCCGAGGCCCAGCTGTACGACCCGGGCCGCATCGCCGCCGAGATGCAGCAGGTCGCCGACGAGGTCGCCGCCGGCGAGATCACCGACGAGGAGGCCGCCGAACGCGAGGAGGACCTCATACGCAGGCTCAACGAGGGCCGCGCCCGCGAACGCGAACGACTCCAGGGCGGCGGCTAG
- a CDS encoding tyrosine-type recombinase/integrase produces MTVAECVDRYAGMVRAKASTGALAPRTAEVYVRDVVTFAELAGADRVLDDLTGEDVDEALLGFARKPDGRRRPGAGEAGSPGGAVRGGAVQSAASQARFRRSVSAFFKYAVVAGWVQLNPMQAVTVRPRQRGGLRPRRRALTVEQAEGLLGAARELAERPAEVPGKRSDQRTELRDGLIVLLLAAVGPRVSELTAANVEDFFVNDGTRYWRIFGKGGRTRDVPLPGAVVEVLDAYLAEGRALLDRGREPEALLLSWRGRRLARGDVQAVIDRVLARVEPVRRRGVTPHGLRHTTATHLLAAATDMDAVRRVLGHADLATLGRYRDELPGELEAAMRVHPLLGRFEGGRDG; encoded by the coding sequence TTGACCGTTGCCGAGTGCGTCGACCGGTACGCGGGGATGGTGCGTGCGAAGGCCTCGACGGGTGCGCTGGCGCCGCGGACGGCGGAGGTCTATGTGCGCGACGTGGTGACGTTCGCGGAGCTGGCGGGCGCCGATCGGGTGCTGGACGACTTGACGGGCGAGGACGTCGATGAGGCGCTGCTGGGTTTCGCGCGCAAGCCGGACGGGCGGCGGCGGCCGGGGGCGGGTGAGGCCGGGTCGCCGGGCGGGGCGGTCCGGGGCGGGGCGGTGCAGAGCGCGGCGTCGCAGGCCCGGTTCCGGCGTTCGGTGTCGGCGTTCTTCAAGTACGCGGTGGTGGCGGGGTGGGTGCAGCTGAACCCGATGCAGGCGGTGACGGTGCGTCCCCGGCAGCGGGGCGGGCTGCGGCCGCGGCGGCGGGCTTTGACGGTGGAGCAGGCGGAGGGGCTGCTGGGGGCGGCGCGGGAGCTGGCGGAGCGGCCTGCGGAGGTGCCGGGCAAGCGGTCGGATCAGCGGACGGAGCTGCGGGACGGGCTGATCGTGCTGCTGCTGGCGGCGGTGGGGCCGCGGGTGTCGGAGCTGACGGCGGCGAACGTGGAGGACTTCTTCGTCAACGACGGGACGCGGTACTGGCGGATCTTCGGCAAGGGCGGCCGGACGCGGGACGTGCCGTTGCCGGGTGCGGTGGTGGAGGTGCTGGACGCGTATCTGGCGGAGGGGCGGGCGTTGCTGGACCGGGGCCGGGAGCCGGAGGCGCTGTTGTTGTCGTGGCGGGGGCGCCGTCTGGCGCGGGGTGACGTGCAGGCGGTGATCGACCGGGTGCTGGCGCGGGTGGAGCCGGTGCGGCGGCGGGGTGTGACGCCTCATGGGCTGCGGCACACGACGGCGACGCATCTGCTGGCGGCGGCGACGGACATGGACGCGGTGCGGCGGGTGCTGGGGCATGCGGATCTGGCGACGCTGGGGCGTTACCGGGACGAGTTGCCGGGTGAGCTGGAGGCTGCGATGCGGGTGCATCCGCTTCTGGGCCGGTTCGAGGGCGGCCGGGACGGTTGA
- a CDS encoding hemerythrin domain-containing protein: protein MGAFAIRPSAATRRTAGHANGHPKGRGTGHGTGHDGRAACRVVALTAHVAFRRDLDRLEAAASSGKGGAAHVRAGWENLKRQIRLHHDLQERVLWPRVRRAADRADVRAVLARTRAEHARVGEAVGEVDAAMRDGAGLPGAVRDLRRALESHLRHEEMTVIPLAEAVLEPADWRDAAADDGGPGEAEAALFVPWAVDGIAPVARSRFLTALPGPLRERNRMVWEPRYRKLRLWSI, encoded by the coding sequence ATGGGAGCATTCGCGATCCGGCCTAGCGCCGCGACCCGCCGCACCGCCGGCCACGCCAATGGCCACCCGAAGGGCCGCGGCACCGGACACGGCACCGGACACGACGGCCGCGCGGCCTGCCGCGTCGTCGCGCTCACCGCCCACGTCGCGTTCCGCCGGGACCTGGACCGGCTCGAGGCGGCGGCGTCGTCCGGCAAGGGCGGGGCCGCGCACGTGCGCGCGGGCTGGGAGAACCTGAAACGGCAGATCCGGCTGCACCACGACCTGCAGGAACGCGTGCTGTGGCCGCGGGTGCGGCGGGCGGCCGACCGCGCCGACGTGCGGGCGGTCCTGGCGCGGACCCGCGCCGAGCACGCCCGGGTCGGCGAGGCGGTCGGGGAGGTCGACGCGGCGATGCGCGACGGCGCCGGGCTTCCCGGCGCGGTCCGGGACCTGCGGCGGGCCCTGGAGTCGCACCTGCGGCACGAGGAGATGACCGTGATCCCGCTGGCGGAGGCGGTCCTGGAGCCCGCCGACTGGCGGGACGCGGCGGCCGATGACGGCGGCCCCGGCGAGGCGGAGGCGGCGCTGTTCGTCCCGTGGGCGGTGGACGGGATCGCGCCGGTCGCGCGGAGCCGGTTCCTGACGGCGCTGCCCGGGCCGCTGCGCGAGCGCAACCGGATGGTCTGGGAGCCCCGCTACCGCAAGCTGCGCCTGTGGAGCATCTGA
- a CDS encoding class I SAM-dependent methyltransferase: protein MTHESGHTFDKEYWERHWHKDQAEAPGSMGSNPPNPHLVREVGGLAPGTALDAGCGAGAEAIWLASQGWQVTAVDISAEALARAAGRAEAGGVAERVRWVEADLGVWEPEGRFELVTTHYAHPAMPQLDFYDRIAGWVAPGGTLLIVGHLHSPGGEGHGHRPAAEASVTAEAVAARLDAAEWRVAVAEERHRALTGHDGRRVELQDVVVRAVRQG, encoded by the coding sequence ATGACGCACGAGTCCGGCCACACGTTCGACAAGGAGTACTGGGAGCGGCACTGGCACAAGGACCAGGCCGAGGCACCCGGCTCCATGGGGAGCAACCCGCCGAATCCTCATCTGGTCCGCGAGGTCGGCGGGCTGGCTCCGGGCACGGCGCTGGACGCGGGGTGCGGCGCGGGGGCCGAGGCGATCTGGCTGGCCTCCCAGGGCTGGCAGGTCACCGCGGTCGACATCTCGGCCGAGGCACTGGCCCGGGCGGCCGGACGGGCTGAGGCGGGCGGGGTCGCCGAGCGTGTGCGGTGGGTCGAGGCGGACCTCGGCGTGTGGGAGCCGGAAGGGCGGTTCGAGCTGGTCACGACCCACTATGCGCACCCTGCGATGCCGCAGCTGGACTTCTACGACCGCATCGCCGGGTGGGTGGCTCCGGGCGGGACGCTGCTGATCGTCGGGCATCTGCACTCCCCCGGCGGCGAGGGCCACGGGCATCGGCCCGCCGCCGAGGCGTCGGTGACCGCGGAGGCTGTCGCGGCGCGGCTGGACGCCGCCGAGTGGCGGGTCGCCGTCGCCGAGGAGCGGCACCGCGCGCTGACCGGCCACGATGGTCGGCGGGTGGAGCTTCAGGACGTCGTCGTGCGCGCCGTCAGGCAGGGCTGA
- a CDS encoding GvpL/GvpF family gas vesicle protein — protein MGHGTRGATRPATGTAARPAAGDGGTAVYLYGVARDLDPAALDGATGVAGAPVRGVVAGDLTALVSTVKTDEYGEAALRSGPADRAWAQATARAHHDVVDRAARTAPTAPVRVATLYRDDARVAEILNAHRARFAAILDRITGRSEWNVAAYASPETLHGGPENPGGGLEPRAEPPTGPQPATGHGLGKARLRRPRADAGHRVGHRADALHAALDDHAAASRHRPRRDPGPRGAAQILNAYLLDEEQVPSFLAVTRAAGERLDGIDIEVTGPRPPYSFVDPADTTPAPDPRDTAR, from the coding sequence GTGGGCCACGGCACCCGCGGCGCGACCCGCCCCGCCACCGGCACGGCCGCCCGGCCCGCGGCCGGCGACGGCGGCACCGCCGTCTACCTGTACGGCGTGGCCCGCGACCTCGACCCCGCCGCACTCGACGGCGCGACCGGGGTCGCGGGCGCACCCGTCCGCGGCGTCGTCGCCGGAGACCTCACCGCACTCGTCAGCACCGTCAAGACCGACGAGTACGGCGAAGCGGCCCTGCGCTCCGGCCCCGCCGACCGGGCCTGGGCGCAGGCCACCGCCCGCGCCCACCACGACGTGGTCGACCGCGCCGCCCGCACCGCACCCACCGCACCCGTGCGGGTCGCCACCCTCTACCGCGACGACGCCCGCGTCGCCGAGATCCTCAACGCGCACCGCGCGCGGTTCGCCGCGATCCTCGACCGCATCACCGGCCGGTCCGAATGGAACGTCGCGGCCTACGCGTCCCCCGAAACCCTCCACGGAGGGCCCGAGAACCCCGGTGGGGGGCTTGAGCCCAGAGCCGAGCCCCCCACCGGCCCACAACCCGCCACCGGTCACGGCCTCGGGAAAGCCCGGCTGCGACGTCCCCGCGCCGACGCCGGACACCGCGTCGGCCACCGGGCCGACGCACTGCACGCCGCACTCGACGATCACGCCGCCGCGTCCCGCCACCGCCCCCGCCGGGACCCCGGCCCGCGCGGCGCCGCCCAGATCCTCAACGCCTACCTCCTGGACGAGGAACAGGTCCCCAGCTTCCTCGCCGTGACCCGCGCGGCCGGCGAACGCCTGGACGGCATCGACATCGAGGTCACCGGCCCCCGCCCGCCCTACTCCTTCGTCGACCCCGCCGACACCACACCCGCCCCCGACCCCCGCGACACGGCCCGGTGA
- a CDS encoding maleylpyruvate isomerase N-terminal domain-containing protein — protein sequence MIPEGFVRALDGFEAVLEATPPDRWLSPSPCEGWCAVDVAGHVIAGLLVIEMRAAGRPLPRDDPTARRMAPGGRERGMLGPERPAPEGADDQARLLALFGRDPSGV from the coding sequence GTGATTCCCGAGGGTTTCGTCCGCGCGCTGGACGGGTTCGAAGCGGTGCTCGAGGCGACGCCGCCGGACAGGTGGCTCTCGCCGTCGCCGTGCGAGGGATGGTGCGCCGTCGACGTGGCCGGGCACGTGATCGCGGGGCTGCTGGTGATCGAGATGCGCGCGGCGGGCAGGCCGCTCCCCCGGGACGACCCGACGGCGCGGCGGATGGCGCCGGGGGGCCGTGAACGCGGGATGCTCGGTCCGGAGCGGCCGGCGCCGGAGGGCGCGGACGATCAGGCGCGGCTGCTCGCGCTGTTCGGGCGCGACCCGTCCGGCGTCTGA
- a CDS encoding MFS transporter: MYAYAFLQDFVLLYPVYAVLFADAGLSPAAISSLFVIWSVTTFALELPSGLWADVFSRRSLLAASPLLAGAGFGLWVLFPSYPAFAAGLVLWGAGSALRSGTVQALVYEELRRVGAAGAYARLAGRSEAVGLLGVVAASAVAAPVLAAGGYRAAGAASAAVCAACAVAGWFLPGPRGGGSGAGREGASLRSVVGEGWAQVRGEPAVRWSLALVVVLEGVTALDEYVPLLVRSTGVAAASVPLLVLVVTAGDAVGGWFAGRGVRWLAPVLGAGAVLLAVGSLGGSPGGVAGVAVAFGVFRWAMAAADARLQERIGDGARATVTSVAGFGSEAVAVVVFAGWALGSRWAGAGALMAVAAVPYLVTAVVLGMARRR, translated from the coding sequence CTGTACGCCTACGCGTTCCTCCAGGACTTCGTTCTGCTGTACCCGGTGTACGCGGTGCTGTTCGCCGACGCCGGGCTCTCCCCCGCCGCGATCTCGTCGTTGTTCGTGATCTGGTCGGTCACGACGTTCGCGCTCGAGCTGCCGTCCGGTCTGTGGGCGGACGTGTTCTCGCGCCGGTCGCTGCTGGCGGCCTCTCCCCTGCTGGCGGGTGCGGGCTTCGGGCTGTGGGTGCTGTTCCCGTCGTATCCGGCGTTCGCGGCGGGTCTCGTGCTGTGGGGCGCGGGGTCGGCGCTGCGTTCGGGGACGGTGCAGGCGCTGGTGTACGAGGAGCTGCGGCGCGTGGGGGCGGCGGGGGCGTACGCGCGGCTGGCCGGGCGGTCGGAGGCGGTGGGGCTGCTGGGGGTGGTGGCCGCGTCGGCGGTCGCGGCGCCGGTGCTGGCGGCGGGGGGTTACCGGGCGGCGGGGGCCGCGAGTGCGGCGGTGTGCGCGGCGTGCGCGGTGGCGGGGTGGTTCCTGCCGGGGCCGCGCGGTGGCGGCTCGGGTGCGGGGCGGGAGGGGGCGTCGCTGCGGTCGGTGGTCGGTGAGGGCTGGGCGCAGGTGCGCGGGGAGCCCGCGGTGCGGTGGTCGCTGGCGCTGGTGGTCGTGCTGGAGGGCGTGACGGCGCTGGACGAGTACGTGCCGTTGCTGGTGCGGTCGACGGGGGTGGCCGCGGCGTCGGTGCCGTTGCTGGTGCTGGTGGTGACGGCCGGGGACGCGGTGGGCGGCTGGTTTGCGGGGCGTGGTGTGCGGTGGCTGGCGCCGGTGCTGGGGGCGGGTGCGGTGTTGCTGGCGGTGGGGTCGCTGGGCGGGTCTCCCGGAGGGGTGGCCGGGGTGGCGGTCGCGTTCGGGGTGTTCCGGTGGGCGATGGCGGCGGCGGACGCGCGGCTGCAGGAGCGGATCGGTGACGGGGCGCGGGCGACGGTGACGTCGGTGGCGGGGTTCGGTTCCGAGGCGGTGGCGGTCGTGGTGTTCGCGGGGTGGGCGCTGGGTTCGCGGTGGGCGGGCGCGGGTGCGCTGATGGCGGTGGCGGCGGTGCCGTATCTGGTGACGGCGGTCGTTCTGGGGATGGCGCGGCGTCGTTGA
- the gvpO gene encoding gas vesicle protein GvpO: MMSASEAAKRAAEHVTAMTGRSAECVVGLERAGDDGWRVQVEVVETRRIPDSADILAIYETEIDADGELVGYRRARRYPRGRVERN, translated from the coding sequence ATGATGTCCGCGTCCGAGGCCGCCAAACGCGCGGCCGAGCACGTCACCGCCATGACCGGCCGCAGCGCCGAATGCGTGGTCGGGCTCGAGCGCGCCGGCGACGACGGCTGGCGCGTCCAGGTCGAGGTCGTGGAGACCCGCCGCATCCCCGACTCCGCCGACATCCTCGCGATCTACGAGACCGAGATCGACGCGGACGGGGAACTGGTCGGCTACCGCCGCGCCCGCCGCTACCCCCGCGGACGGGTGGAGAGGAACTGA
- the gvpJ gene encoding gas vesicle protein GvpJ, with translation MTGPIAQQTSGTSTVQRGGGSGSSLADVVDLILEKGLVIDIYARVSLVGIEILTVDVRIVVASVDTYLRFAEAVNRLDIANDGTSQGLPEFVGGMQESGAKKKTRGALEGAQERLKETFGGDDDEDSDDEDKQPARRRSSRSKKEDEES, from the coding sequence ATGACTGGGCCGATCGCCCAGCAGACCTCGGGCACCAGCACCGTCCAGCGAGGAGGCGGCTCCGGCAGCAGCCTCGCCGACGTCGTCGACCTCATCCTCGAGAAGGGACTGGTCATCGACATCTACGCCCGGGTTTCGCTGGTAGGCATCGAGATCCTCACCGTCGACGTGCGGATCGTCGTCGCCAGCGTCGACACCTACCTCCGCTTCGCCGAAGCCGTCAACCGCCTGGACATCGCCAACGACGGCACCTCGCAGGGCCTGCCGGAATTCGTCGGGGGCATGCAGGAGTCGGGCGCCAAGAAGAAGACCCGCGGCGCCCTCGAAGGCGCCCAGGAACGGCTGAAGGAGACCTTCGGCGGCGACGACGACGAGGACTCCGACGACGAGGACAAACAGCCCGCCCGCCGCCGCTCCTCGCGCAGCAAGAAGGAGGACGAGGAGTCATGA
- a CDS encoding methyltransferase domain-containing protein, producing MDTTTAYGGYVHGYSGREARRLGDQADALAELLHGGTRYAAGSRVLEVGCGVGAQTVHLAARSPGAHLTAVDVSGESLAQARARVAAACPGARVDWVRADVFDLPFGDGVFDHVFVCFVLEHLRDPEGALAAVRRVLRPGGTLTVIEGDHGSAFLHPDSADARSVIGHLVALQAAAGGDALVGRRLWRLLDGAGFGGAVVSPRTVFADGSRPDLMRAFTLDTFTAMVEGVGDEAVAAGLCTRAEWERGVAGLRRAAGEGGAFCYTFFKAVAVRGG from the coding sequence ATGGACACCACGACGGCGTACGGCGGTTATGTGCACGGGTATTCGGGGCGTGAGGCGCGGCGGCTGGGCGATCAGGCCGACGCGCTGGCGGAGCTGCTGCACGGGGGCACCCGTTACGCGGCCGGGAGCCGGGTGCTGGAGGTCGGGTGCGGTGTGGGGGCGCAGACGGTGCATCTGGCGGCCCGCTCCCCCGGTGCGCATCTGACGGCGGTGGACGTGTCCGGGGAGTCGCTGGCGCAGGCGCGGGCCCGGGTCGCGGCGGCGTGCCCGGGGGCGCGGGTGGACTGGGTGCGGGCCGACGTGTTCGATCTGCCGTTCGGGGACGGCGTGTTCGATCACGTGTTCGTGTGCTTCGTGCTGGAGCATCTCCGCGATCCGGAGGGCGCGCTGGCGGCGGTGCGGCGGGTGCTGCGGCCGGGCGGGACGCTGACGGTGATCGAGGGCGATCACGGGTCGGCGTTCCTGCATCCCGACAGCGCGGACGCGCGGTCGGTGATCGGGCATCTGGTGGCGCTGCAGGCCGCGGCGGGCGGGGACGCCCTGGTGGGGCGGCGGCTGTGGCGGCTGCTGGACGGCGCCGGGTTCGGGGGTGCGGTGGTCTCCCCCAGGACGGTGTTCGCCGACGGGTCGCGTCCGGATCTGATGCGGGCGTTCACGCTCGACACGTTCACCGCGATGGTCGAGGGGGTCGGGGACGAGGCGGTCGCGGCGGGGCTCTGCACGCGCGCCGAGTGGGAGCGGGGCGTGGCGGGCCTGCGGCGGGCGGCGGGCGAGGGCGGGGCGTTCTGCTACACGTTCTTCAAGGCGGTGGCGGTGCGCGGCGGGTGA
- a CDS encoding NAD-dependent epimerase/dehydratase family protein: MRVFVAGGTGALGRRLVPRLVERGHEVTATTTGEAKLGLVSEMGAEGVVMDGLDAGSVAEAVDRARPEVIVHQMTAISPAHAGKADMKHMDRWFAGTNRLRTEGTDHLLAAARATGVRGFVAQSYAAWNGLRTGGWVKTEQDPLDPMTGTPAEPGMAALAHVEGAVVPAGGAVLRYGWFYGLGVMDDLVEPIRKRQFPVVGGGAGHCSWVHLDDAAEATVLAVEKGATGVFNIVDDEPAPAAQWLPYLARCAGAGKPLRVPAWLARPLAGEVAVAMMTQGRGFSNAKAGRELGWRPRHPSWRQGFREELA; this comes from the coding sequence ATGCGGGTGTTCGTGGCGGGCGGTACCGGCGCGCTGGGGCGGCGGCTGGTGCCGCGGCTCGTGGAGCGGGGGCACGAGGTGACGGCGACGACCACCGGCGAGGCCAAGCTGGGCCTGGTGTCCGAGATGGGAGCCGAGGGCGTGGTGATGGACGGCCTGGACGCCGGGTCGGTCGCCGAGGCGGTGGACAGGGCGCGGCCCGAGGTGATCGTGCACCAGATGACGGCGATCTCCCCCGCGCACGCCGGCAAGGCCGACATGAAGCACATGGACCGGTGGTTCGCCGGGACCAACCGGCTGCGCACCGAGGGCACCGACCACCTGCTGGCCGCCGCGCGGGCGACCGGCGTGCGCGGTTTCGTCGCCCAGAGCTACGCCGCCTGGAACGGCCTGCGTACCGGCGGATGGGTCAAGACCGAGCAGGACCCGCTGGACCCCATGACCGGCACGCCCGCGGAGCCGGGGATGGCGGCGCTCGCCCACGTCGAGGGCGCGGTCGTCCCGGCCGGCGGCGCGGTGCTGCGCTACGGCTGGTTCTACGGGCTGGGCGTCATGGACGACCTGGTCGAGCCGATCCGCAAGCGGCAGTTCCCCGTCGTCGGGGGCGGCGCGGGCCACTGCTCCTGGGTGCACCTGGACGACGCGGCCGAGGCGACCGTGCTGGCCGTGGAGAAGGGCGCGACGGGGGTGTTCAACATCGTCGACGACGAGCCGGCCCCGGCCGCCCAGTGGCTGCCGTACCTGGCCCGGTGCGCGGGCGCCGGGAAGCCGCTGCGGGTCCCGGCGTGGCTGGCGCGCCCGCTGGCGGGGGAGGTGGCGGTGGCGATGATGACGCAGGGCCGCGGTTTCTCCAACGCCAAGGCCGGGCGGGAGCTGGGCTGGCGGCCGCGCCACCCGTCCTGGCGGCAGGGGTTCCGCGAGGAACTGGCCTGA
- a CDS encoding DUF72 domain-containing protein gives MLIGTSGWQYSDWRDVLYPPGLPQRSWLGRYAEVFRTVENNNAFYRLPDRRTFRQWHDATPPGFVMAVKASRYLTHMKRLKDPAEPVARLMNAADGLGPKLGPVLLQLPPTLQADPDRLADCLRRFPRHVRVAVEPRHPTWWTDQTRRVLEHHDAALSWTDRLGHPQTPLWRTTDWLYLRLHEGPAQPWPDYDDTTLRTWADTLGSTADAYVYFNNDPGGAAVRNALRFIELTTPP, from the coding sequence ATGCTCATCGGCACGTCGGGATGGCAGTACTCCGACTGGCGCGACGTCCTCTACCCGCCGGGCCTCCCACAACGAAGCTGGCTCGGCCGCTACGCCGAAGTCTTCCGCACCGTCGAGAACAACAACGCCTTCTACCGCCTGCCCGACCGCCGCACCTTCCGGCAATGGCACGACGCCACCCCGCCCGGCTTCGTCATGGCCGTCAAGGCCAGCCGCTACCTCACCCACATGAAACGCCTCAAAGACCCCGCCGAACCCGTCGCCCGCCTCATGAACGCCGCCGACGGCCTCGGCCCCAAGCTCGGCCCCGTCCTGCTGCAGCTCCCGCCCACCCTCCAGGCCGACCCCGACCGCCTCGCCGACTGCCTGCGCCGTTTCCCCCGCCACGTCCGCGTCGCCGTCGAACCCCGCCACCCCACCTGGTGGACCGACCAGACCCGCCGCGTCCTGGAACACCACGACGCCGCCCTCAGCTGGACCGACCGGCTGGGACACCCCCAGACACCCCTCTGGCGCACCACCGACTGGCTCTACCTGCGCCTCCACGAAGGCCCGGCACAACCCTGGCCCGACTACGACGACACGACCCTGCGCACCTGGGCCGACACCCTCGGCTCCACCGCCGACGCCTACGTCTACTTCAACAACGACCCCGGCGGAGCCGCCGTCCGCAACGCCCTCCGCTTCATCGAGCTCACCACCCCACCGTGA
- a CDS encoding GvpL/GvpF family gas vesicle protein — protein sequence MTTPQPPGGAAPGDDRDDRTPPQYVYGVTRPGAPLPADVHGLDDKPVTLVEDGGACAAIVSDLPQGRALGERADLVAHQRVLNALVDAGTVVLPFRFGAAMADRAAVEKELLAGNADRFGHILDQVDGLIELRLKATYVQEAVLHEIMSADPEIAELSQRLREVPPDAADAVYYDRVRLGELIAQSMERLRDADGRVLLDGAAPAAESAVIKTPAREEDVLDASFLVRADRRAEFERAVDKLARDHAERVKIRLIGPLPPYDFVPEE from the coding sequence ATGACCACGCCGCAGCCCCCGGGCGGCGCCGCCCCCGGGGACGACCGCGACGACCGCACGCCGCCCCAGTACGTCTACGGCGTGACCCGCCCCGGCGCCCCCCTTCCCGCCGACGTCCACGGACTGGACGACAAGCCCGTCACCCTCGTCGAGGACGGCGGCGCGTGCGCCGCGATCGTCAGCGACCTGCCCCAGGGCCGCGCCCTGGGCGAACGCGCCGACCTGGTCGCCCACCAGCGCGTCCTCAACGCCCTCGTCGACGCCGGAACCGTCGTCCTGCCCTTCAGGTTCGGCGCCGCCATGGCCGACCGCGCCGCCGTGGAGAAGGAACTGCTGGCCGGCAACGCCGACCGCTTCGGCCACATCCTCGACCAGGTCGACGGCCTGATCGAACTGCGCCTGAAGGCCACCTACGTCCAGGAAGCCGTCCTGCACGAGATCATGTCCGCCGACCCCGAGATCGCCGAACTGTCCCAGCGGCTCCGCGAAGTCCCGCCCGACGCCGCCGACGCCGTCTACTACGACCGCGTCCGCCTCGGCGAGCTCATCGCCCAGTCCATGGAACGGCTCCGCGACGCCGACGGCCGCGTCCTGCTGGACGGCGCCGCACCCGCCGCCGAGTCCGCCGTCATCAAGACGCCCGCCCGCGAGGAGGACGTCCTGGACGCCTCCTTCCTCGTCCGCGCCGACCGCCGCGCCGAGTTCGAACGCGCCGTCGACAAGCTCGCCCGCGACCACGCCGAACGCGTCAAGATCCGGCTGATCGGGCCGCTGCCGCCCTACGACTTCGTCCCGGAGGAGTGA